In Wolinella succinogenes DSM 1740, a single genomic region encodes these proteins:
- a CDS encoding argininosuccinate synthase, whose translation MSKKINKIVLAYSGGLDTSVILKWLQEQYQCEVVTFTADIGQGEEVEPARAKAKLLGIKEENIFIKDLKEEFVRDYVFPMFRANTLYEGEYLLGTSIARPLIAKHLVEIAKEVGADAISHGATGKGNDQVRFELGGYALMPDVKVVAPWREWDLNSREKLLAYAEKHGIPIEKKGKKSPYSMDANLLHISYEGGILEDPASEPEEDMWRWSVSPLDAPDAPERITIEFERGDAVGINGVKMSPATLLAELNRLGGKHGIGRLDLVENRYVGMKSRGCYETPGGTILLKAHRAIESLTLDREETHLKDEMMPRYASLIYNGYWFSPERRALQALIDETQKNVTGSVGLKLYKGNVILAGRTSERSLFNTAYSTFEEDSVYNQKDAEGFIKLNALRFIIAGKANPS comes from the coding sequence ATGTCCAAAAAAATCAACAAAATCGTCCTTGCCTATTCGGGAGGTCTTGACACCAGCGTCATCTTGAAATGGCTTCAAGAGCAGTATCAGTGTGAAGTGGTCACCTTCACGGCGGATATCGGTCAAGGCGAAGAGGTCGAGCCTGCACGCGCCAAAGCGAAACTTCTTGGAATCAAAGAGGAGAACATTTTCATCAAAGATCTCAAAGAGGAATTTGTCCGCGACTATGTTTTTCCCATGTTTCGAGCCAATACCCTTTATGAAGGCGAATACCTTCTAGGTACCTCTATCGCTAGACCCCTTATCGCCAAGCACCTCGTGGAGATCGCCAAAGAGGTCGGAGCGGATGCCATCTCTCATGGCGCCACAGGCAAAGGAAACGACCAAGTGCGATTTGAGCTTGGAGGCTATGCGCTCATGCCCGATGTCAAAGTGGTCGCCCCCTGGAGAGAGTGGGATCTAAACTCTCGTGAAAAACTCCTCGCCTACGCCGAAAAACATGGGATTCCCATCGAGAAAAAGGGCAAAAAATCTCCCTACTCTATGGACGCCAACCTCCTGCATATCTCCTATGAAGGGGGAATCCTCGAAGATCCCGCCAGCGAACCTGAGGAGGATATGTGGAGATGGAGCGTCTCTCCTTTGGACGCACCCGATGCTCCAGAGAGGATCACCATTGAGTTTGAAAGGGGCGATGCCGTAGGGATTAATGGCGTGAAAATGTCTCCCGCCACCCTCCTAGCCGAGCTCAATCGCCTAGGAGGCAAACATGGAATCGGGCGGCTTGATCTTGTGGAGAATCGCTATGTCGGAATGAAATCTCGCGGATGCTATGAAACTCCCGGAGGCACGATTCTTCTCAAAGCTCACCGCGCCATCGAATCGCTAACCCTAGATCGAGAAGAGACTCACCTCAAAGATGAGATGATGCCACGCTACGCTAGCCTCATCTACAATGGCTACTGGTTCTCTCCTGAGCGCCGCGCCCTCCAAGCCCTCATCGATGAGACACAAAAAAATGTCACGGGCAGCGTTGGGCTCAAACTCTATAAGGGCAATGTCATCCTTGCGGGCCGCACCTCCGAGCGATCGCTCTTCAACACCGCCTACTCCACCTTTGAAGAGGATAGCGTCTATAACCAAAAAGATGCCGAAGGCTTCATCAAGCTCAACGCTCTACGCTTCATCATCGCAGGCAAGGCGAATCCATCATGA
- a CDS encoding ATP-binding protein — protein sequence MSLFGEAKQLFAESASTNDFISLDANIRIKEKLKEHILHKPFQILLLTGAPGVGKTYVAENLTEELGSSKAYFQKFPFATTVGFLSAVHSHFLPHVSLPEPCHRESLLASFKEHLAGSYIPAIIVDEIQLYKDEELEIIRMLSDTRLFRFIFIIHKLERQNLLAQSYFVSRTWGSLELEGLTPLESKLFITQKLTQNGLKESLPWLKNRQYSLLYKLSEGNLRVLCKLCYTMFEICEHYESHAPSLLANDTVPLRFIEMAALDLGVLHE from the coding sequence ATGAGTCTCTTTGGGGAAGCCAAGCAGCTCTTTGCCGAAAGCGCCAGCACTAACGACTTCATCTCGCTTGATGCCAATATTCGTATCAAGGAGAAGCTCAAAGAGCATATCCTGCACAAGCCTTTTCAGATTCTCCTGCTCACAGGAGCCCCAGGCGTGGGTAAAACCTATGTTGCCGAAAATCTTACCGAGGAGCTTGGTTCTAGCAAAGCCTACTTCCAAAAGTTTCCCTTTGCGACCACGGTGGGCTTTTTAAGTGCTGTTCACTCCCACTTTTTGCCCCATGTCTCACTCCCTGAGCCCTGCCATCGCGAGAGCTTGCTTGCCTCCTTCAAGGAGCACCTAGCAGGCTCTTATATTCCCGCCATTATCGTGGATGAGATTCAGCTCTACAAAGACGAAGAGCTAGAGATCATACGGATGCTTTCAGACACGCGACTTTTTCGCTTTATCTTCATCATCCACAAGTTAGAGCGCCAAAATCTTTTAGCTCAGAGTTACTTTGTCTCACGCACTTGGGGGAGCTTGGAGCTAGAGGGGCTCACTCCTTTGGAGAGCAAGCTTTTTATTACTCAAAAATTGACCCAAAATGGACTAAAAGAATCGCTTCCTTGGCTCAAAAATAGACAATATTCGCTATTATATAAGCTTAGCGAGGGAAATTTGAGGGTGCTTTGCAAGCTCTGTTACACGATGTTTGAAATTTGCGAACATTATGAGAGTCATGCCCCTTCCCTGTTGGCTAATGATACCGTGCCGCTCCGCTTTATCGAGATGGCGGCGTTAGATTTGGGAGTCCTGCATGAATGA
- the hemH gene encoding ferrochelatase: MKKAVILLNMGGPSSLLEVDMFLKNMFNDPRILPIKSPFFRSLVASFIANRRSETAKANYRKIGGKSPLIGHTFNLIQKLQSLDPSRFYTYAMRYTPPMTDMAVRELAQKEIEEVTLFSLYPQYSTTTTLSSIEEFHKQCALLSYFPKTKEIDRYFEDSNYNEAIIDRILEALGGDNPEEFTLIFSAHGLPQSVIDAGDPYEKEVHANIQALTKLLEERGITFKKITHAYQSKVGPMKWLEPSLDEVLKLHAKEKILLYPIAFTLDNSETDFELRIEYQEKATHLGITDYRVASCLNDSTRFAHAIIKLISQGEIS; the protein is encoded by the coding sequence ATGAAAAAGGCCGTCATTCTTCTCAATATGGGTGGCCCCAGCTCTCTTCTTGAAGTGGATATGTTCCTCAAAAATATGTTCAACGATCCGAGAATCCTACCCATCAAAAGCCCCTTTTTTCGCTCTTTGGTGGCAAGCTTTATTGCCAATAGGCGAAGCGAGACCGCCAAAGCCAATTATCGAAAAATCGGAGGGAAATCCCCTCTTATTGGCCATACCTTCAACCTAATCCAAAAACTCCAGTCCCTTGATCCCTCGCGATTCTACACTTATGCCATGCGTTACACCCCTCCGATGACCGACATGGCCGTGAGGGAGCTAGCTCAAAAAGAGATTGAGGAGGTGACCCTCTTTAGCCTCTATCCTCAATACTCGACCACCACCACACTCTCCTCCATCGAGGAGTTTCACAAACAGTGCGCCCTCCTCTCCTACTTCCCCAAAACCAAAGAGATTGATCGCTACTTCGAGGATTCCAACTACAATGAAGCCATCATCGATCGAATCCTTGAGGCCTTAGGAGGAGATAATCCCGAAGAGTTCACGCTCATCTTCTCGGCTCATGGGCTCCCTCAAAGCGTGATTGACGCGGGTGACCCCTACGAAAAAGAGGTGCACGCCAACATCCAAGCCCTCACCAAGCTTCTAGAGGAGCGCGGAATCACCTTCAAAAAGATCACCCACGCCTATCAATCCAAAGTCGGACCGATGAAGTGGCTAGAACCCTCCTTAGATGAGGTGCTCAAGCTCCATGCCAAAGAGAAAATTCTTCTCTACCCCATCGCCTTCACGCTGGATAACTCCGAAACCGACTTTGAACTTCGCATTGAGTATCAAGAGAAGGCGACCCATCTAGGAATCACCGATTATCGAGTCGCCTCCTGCCTCAATGATTCCACACGTTTTGCACACGCCATTATTAAACTTATCTCCCAAGGAGAAATCTCATGA
- the ccsA gene encoding cytochrome c biogenesis protein CcsA, whose amino-acid sequence MNWLKNTFGSFWLTLPLLFLYALACAVATFIENDYGTASAKALIYSTRWFDALHLLLTLNLIATLFLSQAWQRKKWASLLFHSSLIVIVIGAGITRYFGFEGTLHIREGQTQNRMTSQEPYLIVRALEGDQKYYAEFPLPMAPLGKKDFDYKVLINGEPLHLIYLDYQPSQNPKSSEATLEIKAHYKGETQTLALEGGNDLRGITVPADIGGAKFLMEWGIKEIPLPFSLKLERFELERYPGSMSPSSYASEVIVIDEGKNIEMPYRIYMNHTLDYGGYRFFQSSYDRDEKGTILSVNNDPGKLPTYIGYAMLTLGLLWNFFARNGRFYRLGRFVRSQNIGAFLVAILLALALHPSSLSADENTLRMLSNLQAHSKAHAKEFGNLLVQDFGGRIKPIDTLASDYVHKITKKEKLLGLEPTQIFLGMLMYPNEWKQVKMIKITTPRLKEVLGVPLEDGYIAFEDVFEGNRYKLSNYVEEANRKKPAMRDKFDKDVQSVDERLNVAYLIYTAQALRLFPDMEGMTDKWHSPIEAIQTFSERDASFIQGILQEYFIAFDKGVEDNEWGDATKALGNFVALQTRYGSNLILPPSRIKAEIWLNHSQIFARLSYAYILLGLALFGVVFIGIIRAKSASSWLSKGLFYLILFTVLLHTLGLGLRWYVAGHAPWSNAYESMIYIAWAAAISGALFFRRSSLALSTASILAGISLFVAHLGFMDPQITNLVPVLKSYWLNIHVSVITASYGFLGLSFMLGFIALLMFALRHPQKPQLDASILSITAINEMSMVIGLAMLTVGNFLGGVWANESWGRYWGWDPKETWSLISIVLYTLILHVRFIKGGDKPYVLASLSVLGFYSILMTYFGVNFYLSGLHSYAAGDPLPIPSFLYYLVALTFALILLGGRKGDLEAPKLP is encoded by the coding sequence ATGAATTGGCTCAAAAACACCTTTGGCTCCTTTTGGCTCACCCTGCCCCTTCTTTTCCTCTATGCGCTCGCCTGTGCGGTGGCAACATTTATCGAAAATGACTACGGAACGGCCTCAGCCAAAGCGCTCATCTATTCAACTCGCTGGTTTGATGCGCTTCACCTCCTGCTCACACTCAACCTCATCGCCACGCTCTTTTTAAGTCAAGCTTGGCAGAGGAAAAAGTGGGCGAGCCTGCTCTTTCATAGCTCTTTGATAGTGATCGTCATAGGCGCGGGGATCACGCGCTATTTTGGTTTTGAAGGCACACTTCATATTCGCGAAGGGCAAACCCAAAACCGCATGACCTCCCAAGAGCCCTATCTCATTGTAAGGGCATTAGAGGGAGACCAGAAATACTACGCCGAATTCCCCCTCCCCATGGCGCCCTTGGGCAAAAAGGATTTTGACTACAAGGTGCTCATCAATGGCGAACCTCTTCATCTCATCTATCTAGATTATCAGCCCAGCCAAAACCCCAAGAGCTCTGAGGCAACCCTAGAGATCAAAGCCCACTACAAGGGCGAGACGCAGACTTTGGCCTTAGAGGGGGGAAATGATCTTCGAGGAATCACCGTGCCCGCCGATATAGGAGGGGCAAAATTTTTAATGGAGTGGGGAATCAAGGAGATTCCCCTTCCTTTCTCTCTTAAACTAGAGCGCTTTGAGCTAGAGCGCTATCCTGGTTCCATGAGCCCCTCCTCCTACGCCTCAGAAGTGATCGTCATTGATGAAGGAAAAAACATAGAGATGCCCTATCGCATCTACATGAACCACACGCTTGATTATGGCGGCTATCGATTCTTTCAATCTTCCTATGATCGCGACGAGAAGGGAACGATTCTCTCTGTGAACAACGACCCTGGCAAACTCCCCACCTACATTGGATACGCTATGCTCACCCTTGGACTTCTTTGGAATTTCTTCGCCAGAAATGGTCGATTCTATCGGCTTGGACGCTTTGTGCGCTCCCAAAATATAGGGGCTTTTCTTGTGGCGATTCTCTTGGCCCTAGCTCTCCACCCCTCCTCTTTGAGTGCGGATGAGAACACCTTGAGGATGCTAAGCAATCTCCAAGCTCACTCCAAAGCTCACGCCAAGGAGTTTGGGAATCTTTTAGTGCAGGATTTTGGGGGACGAATCAAACCCATCGACACCCTAGCGAGCGACTATGTTCATAAAATCACCAAAAAAGAGAAACTCTTAGGGCTTGAGCCCACCCAAATCTTCCTTGGGATGCTCATGTACCCCAATGAGTGGAAACAGGTGAAGATGATCAAGATCACCACCCCCCGCCTTAAAGAGGTGCTTGGTGTGCCTCTAGAGGATGGCTATATCGCTTTTGAAGATGTCTTTGAGGGAAATCGTTACAAGCTCTCCAATTATGTCGAAGAGGCGAACCGCAAAAAGCCTGCCATGCGGGACAAATTTGACAAAGATGTGCAAAGCGTGGATGAGCGCCTCAATGTGGCCTATCTCATCTACACTGCCCAAGCCCTCCGGCTCTTTCCTGATATGGAGGGCATGACCGACAAGTGGCACTCCCCCATCGAGGCGATTCAGACCTTTAGCGAGCGAGATGCCTCCTTTATCCAGGGAATCTTGCAAGAGTACTTCATCGCCTTTGACAAAGGGGTGGAGGACAATGAGTGGGGAGATGCCACCAAAGCACTAGGAAACTTTGTCGCTCTGCAAACCCGCTATGGAAGCAACCTCATCCTTCCCCCCTCTCGAATCAAAGCCGAAATCTGGCTCAACCACTCCCAAATTTTTGCAAGACTCAGCTACGCCTACATCCTCCTTGGCTTAGCCCTCTTTGGGGTGGTTTTCATAGGAATCATTCGTGCCAAAAGCGCCTCTTCTTGGCTCTCTAAAGGCCTCTTTTATCTCATCCTTTTCACCGTGCTTTTGCATACCTTGGGTCTTGGATTGCGCTGGTATGTCGCGGGTCACGCCCCTTGGAGCAACGCGTATGAATCGATGATCTACATCGCTTGGGCGGCCGCTATCTCAGGGGCGCTCTTCTTTAGACGCTCCTCTCTCGCCCTCTCCACCGCTTCGATCCTCGCAGGAATCTCGCTCTTTGTAGCGCATCTTGGATTCATGGATCCTCAGATCACCAATCTTGTGCCCGTGCTCAAATCCTACTGGCTCAACATCCATGTCTCAGTCATCACCGCTAGCTATGGATTCCTTGGGCTCTCTTTCATGCTCGGATTCATTGCACTGCTAATGTTTGCCTTGCGCCATCCTCAAAAACCTCAGCTGGATGCCTCGATTCTCTCCATCACCGCCATCAACGAGATGAGCATGGTAATTGGCCTAGCGATGCTCACCGTGGGCAACTTCCTAGGGGGTGTTTGGGCTAACGAATCGTGGGGGCGCTACTGGGGATGGGATCCTAAGGAGACTTGGTCGCTCATCTCTATTGTTCTTTACACGCTGATTCTTCATGTGCGCTTTATCAAGGGGGGTGATAAGCCCTATGTTCTCGCCTCGCTTAGCGTGCTTGGGTTCTACTCGATTCTCATGACCTATTTTGGGGTGAACTTCTACCTCTCAGGGCTTCACTCCTACGCCGCAGGCGACCCCCTGCCCATCCCTAGCTTCCTCTACTACCTCGTGGCGCTCACCTTTGCGCTCATCCTTCTTGGAGGAAGAAAAGGCGATCTAGAGGCTCCAAAGCTCCCCTAA
- a CDS encoding shikimate dehydrogenase yields MGLPQASHSPPLAMRQYAVFGDPIAHSKSPLLHNRVFLELGVPAFYGRYHLKEPSSLLERFHALGLEGANITVPFKEVAFEQCDEVRGIAQKIGSVNTMVKEGERVIGYNTDAEGFFQTLEGKLRPQNVLILGAGGTAKALAMIFDLHQIPVTILNRTPGRLKPLAEQGFKTLTHEEFAPDSYDLIINSTSAGLSDDSLPLPAPWLESLLHSGVLAYDVIYGKTTPFLRLAKAQGARFQDGREMLISQAALSSLHFTQHHFSLSTLHSLMRLALPQ; encoded by the coding sequence TTGGGCTTACCTCAAGCTTCTCACTCCCCTCCCTTAGCGATGCGCCAATACGCTGTCTTTGGCGATCCTATCGCCCACTCCAAATCCCCCCTTCTGCACAATCGGGTCTTTTTGGAGCTTGGAGTTCCCGCCTTTTATGGGCGCTACCACCTCAAAGAACCAAGCTCTCTCCTAGAGCGTTTTCATGCTTTGGGCTTGGAGGGGGCCAATATTACCGTTCCTTTTAAAGAGGTGGCTTTTGAGCAGTGCGATGAGGTGAGGGGAATCGCCCAAAAAATTGGCTCGGTCAATACTATGGTGAAAGAGGGAGAGCGGGTCATTGGCTACAACACCGATGCTGAAGGATTTTTCCAAACCCTAGAGGGCAAGCTCCGCCCCCAGAATGTTCTCATCCTTGGGGCGGGTGGCACAGCCAAGGCGCTGGCTATGATTTTTGATCTCCATCAAATCCCTGTGACGATTCTCAATCGCACCCCTGGGCGCCTCAAACCTTTGGCCGAGCAGGGCTTTAAAACTCTCACCCACGAGGAGTTCGCTCCCGATTCTTATGATCTCATCATCAACTCCACCAGCGCTGGATTGAGCGATGATTCTCTCCCCCTTCCCGCCCCTTGGCTAGAATCACTCCTCCATTCAGGCGTGCTCGCCTATGATGTGATTTATGGCAAAACCACCCCCTTTTTACGCCTTGCCAAAGCCCAAGGAGCTCGATTTCAAGATGGTAGAGAGATGCTCATTTCCCAAGCCGCTCTCAGCTCCCTGCACTTCACTCAGCACCACTTTTCCCTCTCCACTCTCCACTCTCTCATGCGTCTCGCTCTCCCTCAATAA
- a CDS encoding SH3 domain-containing protein, whose product MNEAIYKILRFFKIYSLPFLTVVLAFGIYYVIFEVTHALKKKEEANLSDRDKIALIEEDKNPEAPPLVPIEIPQPEAPLPEVPLAPNLSEERDSSASSTKTLLYSVNTEVLNIRENPSTTAPITAKKERGEVVEASEVRGDWVKIKEGWAYLKLLTPLKATPAPRPKASTPDVKVIRYSVNTEVLNIRENPSTTAPITAKKERGEVVEASEVRGDWVKIKEGWAYLKLLTPLP is encoded by the coding sequence ATGAATGAAGCGATCTATAAGATCTTGCGTTTTTTCAAAATCTACTCTTTGCCCTTTCTGACGGTGGTGTTGGCCTTTGGAATCTATTATGTCATCTTTGAAGTCACCCACGCCCTCAAAAAAAAGGAGGAGGCGAACCTCAGCGATAGGGACAAAATCGCCCTCATTGAAGAGGATAAAAATCCTGAAGCACCCCCTCTTGTTCCTATTGAGATTCCCCAACCTGAAGCTCCTTTGCCTGAGGTGCCGCTTGCTCCAAACCTGAGCGAGGAGAGAGATTCCTCCGCCTCTAGCACCAAAACGCTTCTTTATAGCGTCAACACCGAGGTGCTCAATATTCGAGAAAATCCCTCCACCACCGCCCCCATCACGGCGAAAAAAGAGCGCGGAGAAGTGGTTGAGGCGAGCGAAGTTAGAGGAGATTGGGTGAAGATCAAAGAGGGTTGGGCTTACCTCAAGCTTCTCACTCCCCTTAAAGCGACCCCCGCCCCAAGACCCAAGGCTTCCACTCCTGATGTCAAAGTTATTCGATATAGCGTCAACACCGAGGTGCTCAATATTCGAGAAAATCCCTCCACCACCGCCCCCATCACGGCGAAAAAAGAGCGCGGAGAAGTGGTTGAGGCGAGCGAAGTTAGAGGAGATTGGGTGAAGATCAAAGAGGGTTGGGCTTACCTCAAGCTTCTCACTCCCCTCCCTTAG
- a CDS encoding RNA-binding S4 domain-containing protein gives MRIDKFLNSVNIVKRRTIAQDMIASGVVFIQGVAVKASREVRVGDVIEIRYLEEIKRYRVLQIPATKTIPKSAKEQYVIEA, from the coding sequence ATGAGAATCGATAAATTTCTCAATAGCGTCAATATCGTCAAGCGCCGCACTATTGCCCAAGATATGATCGCAAGCGGGGTGGTTTTCATCCAAGGGGTCGCGGTGAAGGCAAGTCGTGAGGTGAGAGTGGGGGATGTGATTGAGATTCGCTATTTGGAGGAGATCAAGCGCTATAGGGTGCTTCAGATTCCTGCGACCAAGACGATTCCTAAAAGCGCCAAAGAGCAGTATGTGATTGAGGCTTAA
- the purM gene encoding phosphoribosylformylglycinamidine cyclo-ligase, whose amino-acid sequence MSQNQTTLSYKESGVDIDAGNTLVERIKPIVKSTFDSNVIGGIGSFAGAYALPLGFKEPVILGATDGVGTKLKLAIDSGRFDSVGIDLVAMCVNDLICNHATPLFFLDYYATGKLEVENALQVIKGIAEGCKQAECALIGGETAEMPGMYHAKDFDLAGFAVGIAERSDVERETQTQKGDLLVALPSSGAHSNGYSLIRKILFETRGMKFEDDFLGRPLIETLLEPTRIYVKTYKALRGKIHSLAHITGGGIVENLPRVFGENQRALIQKEKLPSHPLFDLLKEHVEEKEAYRTFNMGTGMILCVPQEHLKEVLEKSGGVLVGEVVEGEKGVELVG is encoded by the coding sequence ATGAGTCAAAACCAAACAACGCTCAGCTACAAAGAATCGGGGGTTGATATTGATGCGGGAAATACGCTTGTGGAGCGCATCAAACCCATCGTAAAATCGACCTTTGATTCCAATGTGATTGGCGGAATCGGCTCTTTTGCGGGCGCTTACGCGCTTCCCCTAGGCTTTAAGGAGCCCGTGATTCTTGGAGCGACCGATGGCGTGGGGACTAAGCTGAAACTTGCCATTGATAGCGGTCGTTTTGATAGCGTGGGAATTGATCTAGTCGCCATGTGTGTCAATGACCTCATCTGCAACCATGCCACGCCCCTTTTCTTCCTTGACTACTACGCCACGGGCAAACTCGAAGTGGAAAATGCCCTGCAAGTCATCAAGGGGATTGCCGAGGGCTGTAAGCAAGCAGAGTGCGCACTCATTGGCGGAGAGACCGCTGAGATGCCAGGAATGTATCACGCCAAAGATTTTGACCTCGCTGGCTTTGCTGTGGGGATCGCTGAGAGAAGCGATGTGGAGAGGGAGACCCAAACTCAAAAGGGTGATCTGCTTGTCGCGCTCCCCAGCAGTGGGGCTCACTCCAATGGATACTCGCTGATTCGAAAGATTCTCTTTGAGACACGAGGCATGAAATTTGAGGATGATTTCTTGGGTCGTCCCCTCATCGAGACGCTCCTAGAGCCCACCCGAATCTATGTCAAAACCTACAAAGCGCTTCGTGGAAAAATCCACTCTCTCGCCCACATCACAGGGGGCGGGATCGTGGAGAATCTTCCGCGTGTTTTTGGAGAGAATCAGCGCGCTCTTATCCAAAAAGAGAAGCTCCCCTCTCATCCTCTTTTTGACCTTCTTAAAGAACATGTGGAAGAGAAAGAGGCCTATCGCACCTTCAATATGGGGACAGGGATGATTCTTTGCGTGCCCCAAGAGCACCTCAAAGAGGTGCTTGAGAAAAGCGGAGGAGTGCTGGTGGGCGAAGTGGTCGAGGGAGAAAAAGGGGTCGAGTTAGTCGGATGA
- a CDS encoding methyl-accepting chemotaxis protein, which produces MSKASITQSIKLMLFASLTISTLIGIVAFTFSQKIHQNNDDFIDNAVQGKMLILEINADLNLVSRNTREIMLGSSFENNMKSLTETRQRIEERFAGLFTTIQPGDKEKLQALEHSRSQVLAFIDHGIQKVQSIKEDPSLEHRMALYAEYRTEATPLATASRESFKKIVDLKNAEFEASQKELDSTLTLLDWFLAGMVTLILLFIALPLFFLNRRIANLEVIKEGLLSFFSFLNKESQEARPIALESHDELGEMARSINANIAQIQAKIQEDAKFIEAVKRFAKNLGEGDLRATLNASSRSSELEELAKILLQTRQSLEQNITHNIPELLSLLESFRRQDFTPRFKEAEGKVAQSLNLLGDTIASMLKESLQTGEMLESQAKTLHDSMDALSKSAQNQAASLEESSSALEEMNASMHAVSEKTSEIIRQSEDIKGVIGIIRDIADQTNLLALNAAIEAARAGEHGRGFAVVADEVRKLAERTQKSLGEIDASTNTLVQSINEIGESIKEQSTGIAQITEAISHIDSLTQENADVAERNDGIAKEVFQKAQELVLESKKKRF; this is translated from the coding sequence ATGTCCAAAGCCTCAATCACCCAATCCATCAAACTCATGCTGTTTGCTTCGCTCACCATCTCAACGCTCATCGGAATCGTCGCCTTCACTTTTAGCCAAAAGATTCACCAAAACAACGATGATTTTATCGACAATGCCGTGCAGGGGAAGATGCTCATTCTAGAGATCAATGCCGACCTCAACCTCGTGAGTCGAAACACTCGTGAGATCATGCTAGGATCGAGCTTTGAGAACAACATGAAATCCCTTACAGAGACACGCCAAAGAATCGAGGAGCGATTCGCTGGGCTTTTCACAACGATTCAACCAGGAGACAAGGAGAAGCTTCAAGCCCTAGAGCACTCTAGATCTCAAGTCCTCGCCTTCATTGATCATGGCATCCAAAAGGTTCAAAGCATCAAAGAAGATCCTTCGCTTGAACACCGCATGGCACTCTACGCCGAGTATCGTACCGAGGCGACCCCTCTAGCCACCGCCTCAAGAGAATCGTTCAAAAAGATTGTTGATCTCAAAAACGCCGAGTTTGAGGCCAGCCAAAAGGAGCTTGATTCCACTCTAACTCTCTTGGATTGGTTCCTGGCGGGCATGGTGACGCTCATCCTCCTCTTTATCGCCCTTCCGCTCTTTTTCCTCAATCGAAGAATCGCCAACCTTGAGGTGATCAAAGAGGGGCTCCTCTCTTTTTTCTCTTTCCTCAACAAAGAGAGCCAAGAGGCTCGCCCCATCGCCCTAGAGAGCCATGATGAGCTGGGAGAAATGGCGCGCTCTATCAACGCCAACATCGCTCAAATCCAAGCCAAAATCCAAGAGGATGCAAAATTCATCGAAGCAGTCAAGCGCTTTGCAAAAAATCTAGGTGAGGGCGATTTGCGAGCTACGCTTAATGCCTCTAGTCGATCGTCTGAACTAGAGGAGCTGGCTAAGATTTTGCTCCAGACCCGGCAAAGCCTAGAGCAAAATATCACCCACAATATCCCAGAGCTCCTCTCCCTCCTGGAATCATTCCGCCGCCAAGACTTTACGCCTCGCTTCAAAGAGGCCGAGGGCAAGGTCGCTCAAAGCCTCAATCTTCTAGGCGACACCATCGCCTCCATGCTCAAAGAATCACTCCAAACGGGCGAAATGCTCGAATCGCAAGCCAAAACACTTCACGATTCGATGGATGCGCTCTCCAAAAGCGCCCAAAATCAAGCCGCCAGCCTAGAGGAAAGCTCCAGCGCCCTTGAAGAGATGAACGCCTCCATGCACGCTGTGAGTGAAAAAACCTCCGAAATCATCCGCCAAAGCGAGGATATCAAAGGGGTGATCGGAATCATTCGTGACATCGCCGATCAGACCAATCTTCTTGCGCTCAATGCCGCCATTGAAGCCGCCAGAGCAGGAGAACATGGCCGAGGCTTTGCGGTGGTGGCCGATGAGGTGAGAAAGCTCGCTGAGCGCACCCAAAAAAGCCTAGGAGAGATTGACGCGAGCACCAACACCCTCGTCCAATCCATCAACGAAATCGGAGAGAGCATCAAAGAGCAGAGCACGGGCATCGCCCAAATCACCGAGGCGATCTCCCATATCGATTCTCTTACGCAAGAAAACGCCGATGTGGCAGAGCGAAATGATGGAATCGCTAAAGAGGTTTTCCAAAAAGCGCAAGAGCTCGTCTTAGAATCAAAAAAAAAGCGCTTTTAG